From Populus trichocarpa isolate Nisqually-1 chromosome 19, P.trichocarpa_v4.1, whole genome shotgun sequence, a single genomic window includes:
- the LOC7459186 gene encoding uncharacterized protein LOC7459186, giving the protein MSVTAGVSDTALAVRDKLRGKIGQTKVKRYWPGKAPEWADDAEEDGDIRMARVASLEKAFPSRDDSDVVSRKDDPRLRRLAETRIDNRDEMRADHRRIRQAEIISTEEEETRKQEWADMEEDDEDALEERRRRIKEKLRQREREEAALLPVEEEEEEDEVEEEEEESEYETDSEEEMTGMAMVKPVFVPKSERDTIAERERLEAEERALEDKVRKKLEERKVETKQILVEEIKKEEMIQKNLEMEANIADVDTDDEMNEAEEYEAWKVREIARIKRDREDREAMVKEREEIERVRNMTEEERREWERKNPKPAAPPKQKWRFMQKYYHKGAFFQDEPDDRAATVGSDGIFKRDFSAPTGEDNMDKTILPKVMQVKHFGRSGRTKWTHLVNEDTTDWNNPWTYNDPLRAKYNAKMAGMNATIAKPKGSKKLKDWESR; this is encoded by the exons ATGTCGGTTACAGCAGGTGTTAGTGATACAGCGTTAGCAGTTAGGGATAAGCTTAGGGGTAAAATTGGACAGACCAAGGTTAAAAGGTATTGGCCTGGTAAAGCACCGGAGTGGGCAGATGATGCGGAAGAAGATGGAGATATTAGGATGGCTAGGGTGGCTTCCTTGGAGAAAGCTTTCCCCAGCAGGGACGATTCGGATGTTGTTTCCAGGAAAGATGATCCGAGGCTGCGTCGTCTGGCGGAGACTAGGATTGATAATCGCGATGAAATGAGGGCGGATCATAGGAGGATTCGGCAGGCTGAAATTATTTCAACGGAGGAGGAAGAGACCCGGAAGCAAGAATGGGCGGATATGGAGGAAGACGACGAGGATGCGTTGGAGGAAAGAAGGAGAAGGATTAAGGAGAAGTTGCGGCAGAGGGAGCGAGAGGAGGCTGCGCTTCTTCctgtagaggaggaggaggaggaggatgaagtggaggaagaggaagaggagtcGGAGTATGAGACAGATTCTGAGGAGGAAATGACAGGGATGGCTATGGTGAAGCCTGTTTTTGTGCCCAAGTCGGAGAGGGATACTATTGCTGAGCGTGAGCGGCTTGAGGCTGAAGAACGAGCACTCGAGGATAAGGTGAGGAAGAAATTGGAGGAGAGGAAGGTGGAGACCAAGCAAATATTGGTTGAGGAGATAAAGAAAGAGGAAATGATTCAGAAGAATCTGGAGATGGAGGCAAATATTGCTGATGTGGATACCGATGATGAAATGAATGAGGCAGAGGAGTACGAGGCTTGGAAGGTCAGAGAGATTGCAAGGATTAAGAGGGATAGGGAGGACCGTGAGGCAATGGTGAAGGAAAGGGAAGAGATTGAGAGGGTGCGGAACATGACTGAGGAAGAGAGGAGAGAGTGGGAGAGGAAGAATCCGAAACCTGCTGCACCACCAAAGCAGAAGTGGAGGTTTATGCAGAAATATTACCACAAGGGTGCTTTCTTCCAGGATGAGCCCGATGACCGAGCAGCAACTGTTGGATCAGATGGCATTTTCAAACGTGATTTCTCAGCTCCGACTGGAGAAGATAACATGGATAAAACCATATTGCCCAAAGTTATGCAAGTCAAACACTTTGGTCGTAGTGGAAGAACAAAATGGACCCATCTTGTCAATGAGGATACCACTGATTGGAACAATCC GTGGACATACAATGATCCTTTGCGGGCAAAGTACAATGCAAAAATGGCTGGAATGAATGCTACTATAGCTAAACCCAAAGGAAGCAAAAAGTTGAAGGATTGGGAATCCCGGTAA